In Alteromonas sp. V450, the following proteins share a genomic window:
- a CDS encoding DUF924 family protein yields the protein MDKTQVVMEEANGVLDFWFGELSPEQWFTEDTALDKTITSRFSSLHKAATLGELWPWRATATGRLAEIILLDQFSRNIYRNKPNAFSADGIALVLAQEAVSVEADKVLTVQQRAFLYMPFMHSESLAIHDVAMELFSQDGLEQEFTFEKRHQHVIERFGRYPHRNAILGRKSTPDEVAFLNKYPQGF from the coding sequence ATGGATAAAACGCAAGTGGTCATGGAAGAAGCTAACGGTGTGCTAGACTTTTGGTTCGGGGAATTATCGCCTGAACAATGGTTTACGGAAGATACGGCACTAGACAAAACAATTACATCACGATTTTCCTCGCTGCATAAAGCTGCGACCCTTGGCGAATTATGGCCTTGGCGCGCTACCGCAACGGGTAGATTAGCCGAAATCATTCTTCTCGACCAATTTTCGAGAAACATTTATCGCAACAAGCCAAACGCATTCAGCGCTGATGGCATCGCGCTCGTACTTGCCCAAGAGGCCGTGAGCGTGGAAGCAGATAAGGTGCTCACTGTTCAACAGCGAGCGTTTCTTTACATGCCATTTATGCACAGCGAATCGCTGGCTATTCATGATGTGGCCATGGAACTGTTCTCTCAAGACGGCTTAGAACAAGAATTTACCTTTGAAAAACGTCATCAGCACGTTATAGAGAGGTTTGGCCGTTACCCTCACCGAAACGCCATTTTAGGAAGGAAGTCCACTCCTGACGAAGTGGCGTTTTTGAACAAGTATCCTCAAGGGTTCTAA
- a CDS encoding MurR/RpiR family transcriptional regulator gives MTKKSPSDVLQQIEKHYASLSPSGKSIAHYIQQNPIAVLSQSTSLIAEKTGTSKATVSRFFRQLGFDSHQQAKEALVQLREQGVPVVSPSSGVLQHESDSKNLANTFEGTSSEALSDIATLLASAGQVTLIGFRNAYPIALHFRQQLKQIRGSVRVLPQPGQTLSEDIIDLTKNDVVVLFGFRRRTRQFKFVLNSIKHCKTVLITDPTGQGYRHDVDHLIVTHIGSDSPFDSYAAPMSLVASLCNLTYEALGSKAADRVDAITDIYIQMDELESPKR, from the coding sequence ATGACAAAAAAAAGCCCTAGCGACGTTTTACAACAAATTGAAAAACACTATGCCTCGTTATCCCCTTCGGGCAAATCTATAGCGCATTATATTCAACAAAACCCCATTGCCGTATTAAGCCAATCAACATCACTGATAGCCGAAAAAACGGGAACGTCGAAAGCGACTGTAAGTCGTTTCTTTCGACAATTAGGCTTCGATTCACACCAACAAGCCAAAGAAGCCCTTGTGCAGCTTCGTGAGCAAGGCGTGCCGGTGGTAAGCCCTTCAAGTGGCGTTTTGCAACATGAGAGTGATAGTAAAAACCTAGCCAATACGTTCGAAGGTACGTCGTCTGAAGCATTAAGCGACATTGCAACATTACTCGCATCAGCCGGCCAGGTTACGTTAATTGGGTTTCGCAACGCTTACCCCATTGCCCTCCATTTTCGACAGCAGCTTAAACAAATAAGGGGGTCGGTTCGCGTGCTTCCACAGCCTGGACAGACCCTGAGCGAAGATATTATTGACCTAACCAAAAACGACGTTGTGGTGCTTTTTGGCTTTCGTCGTAGAACCCGCCAATTTAAGTTTGTTTTAAATAGTATAAAGCACTGTAAAACCGTACTTATCACCGACCCAACAGGACAAGGTTATCGCCACGATGTCGATCACCTCATTGTCACCCATATTGGCAGTGACTCGCCTTTTGATAGCTATGCTGCACCAATGAGCTTAGTCGCATCACTGTGTAACCTTACCTATGAAGCTTTAGGCAGCAAGGCAGCAGACCGTGTTGACGCCATCACCGATATTTATATTCAAATGGATGAATTAGAGAGTCCTAAAAGGTAA
- a CDS encoding CPBP family intramembrane glutamic endopeptidase, which yields MAKLWSELIVLFVAIPFAVLYWIKHFASYLMPILGVMGLCCLAVLLADKQFKRFKLWHWEDYRIHFKSTLRLFLPWASLLALVVYFLKPELFLHWPMNQPWMWVATLLIYPIVSVIPQEIIFRTYFFHRYKQILPSKYARWALSTFLFGLAHLVYGNWVAVVISWIGGGIFGYRYMQTNSTPVVVVEHALWGSFLFTIGLGSYLVIAS from the coding sequence GTGGCAAAGTTGTGGTCCGAATTGATCGTGTTATTTGTAGCGATCCCTTTTGCCGTTCTCTACTGGATTAAGCATTTTGCAAGTTATCTCATGCCTATTTTAGGGGTGATGGGGCTTTGCTGTTTAGCGGTCTTGTTAGCAGATAAACAATTTAAACGGTTTAAATTGTGGCATTGGGAAGACTATCGAATACATTTTAAAAGTACGCTTAGATTATTTTTGCCATGGGCAAGTTTACTGGCGCTGGTAGTTTACTTTTTAAAACCCGAACTGTTTCTTCACTGGCCTATGAATCAGCCGTGGATGTGGGTGGCGACCTTGCTGATTTATCCCATCGTTTCGGTGATCCCCCAAGAGATTATTTTTCGCACCTATTTCTTTCATCGCTATAAGCAAATTTTGCCCTCTAAGTACGCGAGATGGGCGTTAAGTACTTTTTTATTCGGTCTAGCACATTTGGTATACGGTAATTGGGTAGCGGTTGTGATCTCTTGGATTGGCGGGGGCATTTTTGGTTACCGGTATATGCAAACCAACTCAACGCCGGTTGTAGTTGTTGAACATGCCCTTTGGGGAAGCTTTTTGTTTACCATTGGGTTGGGATCTTATTTGGTTATTGCGTCGTAG
- a CDS encoding mechanosensitive ion channel family protein, whose translation MFSAQQLLLIDILNKRVGLSFTQTDTPSSERFIQTLLQQSEEGGAISSLSSAQSLLSQLWDSFIYRLPGLALGLVIMVAFILLAPHIAKVIVKPLTRTTTSALLRSVIQRSVSLVLILLGIYLFLFLAGLTAFAIAVVSGTGVVGLILGFAFRDIAENFISSLLLTIQRPFRIGDIVQINDFTGIIQKVTARATTLVDFDGNHIQIPNATIYKGVIKNLTANPLMRGQFIIGVGYDSDIQQAQRIAQNITASQDNVLKDPEPQVLIDELGSSTYNIKVYFWVNVEKTSVLKMASVLMRKITQAFLDANISMPDDARERIFPEGLHLRVEKNEATALQRRKEESLEDKGSGSSGISGDRKTAYKDKVDNANSQVKSSESPSIESNDESKNTLGHGAAGDYSVNPNDAIAQSAGRKHNSDHKKPAYNEIPEERMSAQDDVSSEAHEIREQARRSRDPEAGENIL comes from the coding sequence ATGTTCAGTGCTCAGCAACTATTATTAATCGATATTCTTAACAAGCGAGTAGGGCTTTCTTTTACGCAAACCGATACACCTTCAAGCGAACGTTTTATACAAACTTTGCTTCAACAAAGCGAAGAAGGTGGCGCAATAAGCAGTTTATCCAGTGCACAGTCGCTACTCTCTCAGCTTTGGGATAGCTTTATTTATCGCTTACCTGGCTTGGCTTTAGGTTTGGTTATTATGGTGGCGTTTATTTTACTAGCGCCACATATTGCCAAGGTAATAGTAAAACCGTTAACACGCACAACCACCTCTGCGCTGCTGCGTTCGGTTATACAGCGAAGCGTTAGCTTGGTGTTAATTCTGCTTGGCATTTATCTCTTCTTGTTTTTGGCCGGGCTAACCGCGTTTGCCATCGCCGTGGTGAGCGGCACTGGCGTGGTAGGGCTTATTCTTGGCTTCGCTTTTCGCGATATTGCAGAAAACTTTATATCAAGCTTACTTCTGACTATCCAACGTCCCTTTAGAATTGGTGACATCGTTCAAATTAACGATTTCACCGGAATTATTCAAAAAGTCACGGCGCGGGCTACTACCCTGGTTGACTTCGATGGTAATCATATTCAAATACCCAACGCCACAATCTACAAAGGGGTCATTAAAAACCTAACGGCCAACCCGCTTATGCGAGGACAGTTTATTATAGGCGTAGGGTATGATTCTGATATTCAGCAGGCACAGCGAATAGCGCAAAATATCACAGCAAGCCAGGACAACGTTTTAAAAGATCCTGAACCGCAAGTTCTGATAGATGAATTAGGCTCGTCTACTTACAACATTAAGGTTTATTTTTGGGTAAATGTAGAGAAAACCAGTGTGTTGAAAATGGCGTCAGTGCTAATGCGTAAAATAACCCAAGCATTCTTAGACGCTAACATTAGTATGCCTGATGACGCGAGAGAGCGTATATTCCCAGAGGGCCTGCACCTTCGTGTTGAAAAAAATGAAGCGACAGCTTTGCAAAGAAGAAAAGAAGAAAGCCTAGAAGATAAGGGAAGCGGGTCTTCAGGGATCTCTGGTGACCGAAAAACAGCCTATAAGGACAAGGTTGACAATGCAAACTCTCAGGTTAAAAGCAGTGAAAGCCCTAGTATAGAAAGCAATGATGAGAGTAAAAATACATTAGGTCATGGCGCCGCCGGTGATTATTCGGTTAACCCAAACGATGCGATAGCGCAAAGCGCCGGGCGAAAACACAATAGTGACCATAAAAAACCAGCTTATAACGAAATTCCTGAAGAGCGCATGTCAGCACAAGATGACGTATCGTCAGAAGCGCATGAAATTAGAGAGCAAGCCCGCAGATCGAGAGATCCTGAGGCAGGTGAAAATATTCTTTAG
- a CDS encoding DUF3080 family protein: MARVGIISVGLFTLLGCFGGGTVKQSIEDYAARLSRVLDVSLPDTFNEKITTPLPKLADSTTLKHNIEGVSINLREFYALQDCELGTVVAERNTSLGKSQLPSQRLAYESKLLTALKNCEAALAEADSANTNNAGLAATIASWREQKSQDYSKTWANLIQGSQELRLALNTPERLMSVENNKDALSSVNALYYLDSLNNKNERPIDSSELEQQLQIIRSARLPATLWHTQQTLTQNLSLLTSMLASELDAVSCPEGRASDNAKILRNVFYLFFIEQIQPVGSLVNQYHYKMAPLWEDWLAQPLLHEEFKRYIKQQTQDGFTEYSNAMKAHVKLWQNFLGRCNLSPVAPV, from the coding sequence ATGGCCCGGGTTGGCATTATTAGTGTGGGGCTGTTTACCTTACTTGGCTGTTTTGGAGGCGGTACCGTTAAACAAAGCATTGAAGATTATGCAGCTCGGCTTTCTCGTGTGCTCGATGTTTCCCTACCCGACACCTTTAATGAAAAAATCACCACACCGCTTCCCAAGCTTGCTGACTCGACCACGCTTAAACACAATATTGAAGGGGTAAGCATTAATCTGCGTGAATTTTATGCTCTGCAAGATTGTGAATTAGGTACTGTTGTGGCCGAGCGCAATACGTCGTTGGGCAAAAGCCAGCTGCCATCGCAAAGATTGGCGTATGAAAGCAAGCTGCTTACGGCGCTAAAAAATTGTGAAGCAGCACTTGCTGAAGCTGATAGCGCTAACACAAACAATGCGGGACTGGCCGCGACCATTGCGTCGTGGCGTGAGCAAAAGTCGCAAGATTATAGCAAGACGTGGGCAAACCTTATCCAGGGAAGTCAGGAATTGCGTTTAGCACTTAATACTCCTGAACGCTTAATGTCGGTTGAAAATAACAAAGATGCCCTGTCGAGTGTTAATGCCCTGTATTACCTTGATAGCCTAAACAACAAAAACGAACGCCCTATAGACAGCAGCGAGTTAGAGCAGCAGCTTCAAATTATACGCTCAGCCCGATTACCCGCCACGCTTTGGCACACCCAGCAAACGTTAACGCAAAACCTCTCGCTGCTTACAAGCATGCTTGCTAGTGAGCTTGATGCCGTGAGTTGCCCAGAGGGACGCGCCAGCGACAACGCTAAAATATTACGCAATGTGTTTTATTTGTTTTTTATTGAGCAAATACAGCCCGTAGGTAGTTTGGTGAATCAGTACCACTATAAGATGGCTCCATTATGGGAGGACTGGCTTGCACAACCGTTGCTGCATGAAGAATTTAAACGCTATATCAAGCAACAAACACAAGACGGTTTTACCGAATACAGCAACGCCATGAAAGCACATGTGAAACTATGGCAAAACTTTCTTGGTAGGTGCAACTTATCACCTGTCGCACCCGTTTAA
- a CDS encoding pteridine reductase: MTNSGPVALITGAAKRIGAAMACKLHSEGYRIIIHYGHSKDDAFALAEKLNSQRADSATCLQANLCNSDEVTLLGQQALRIWGKINVLVNNASSFYPTPVGEISEDDWVSLIGSNVKGPLFLSQALVPALKESRGCIVNMVDMHIDRPLPKHSVYLLAKSGLASLTQSLAIDLAPHVRVNGIAPGAILWPEREMGSEEKDKLLSSIPLGELGTPKDIANTLSFLTSASYITGQIIYVDGGRGLYTGASA, from the coding sequence ATGACAAACTCAGGCCCTGTTGCGCTAATCACAGGGGCAGCAAAACGCATAGGCGCCGCCATGGCGTGTAAGCTTCATAGCGAAGGCTATCGCATTATCATTCATTATGGGCACTCTAAAGACGATGCCTTTGCACTAGCCGAAAAGCTAAATAGTCAGCGCGCAGATTCCGCTACCTGCCTGCAAGCAAACCTGTGTAACTCAGATGAAGTAACCTTGCTTGGTCAGCAGGCTCTTCGCATTTGGGGTAAGATTAATGTTTTAGTTAACAATGCGTCTAGTTTTTACCCTACGCCAGTGGGTGAAATTTCGGAAGATGATTGGGTATCGTTAATAGGTAGCAACGTAAAAGGCCCGCTGTTTTTATCGCAAGCGCTGGTGCCGGCATTGAAGGAAAGCAGGGGCTGTATTGTTAACATGGTCGACATGCATATTGACCGCCCACTTCCCAAGCATAGCGTTTATTTGCTTGCTAAATCGGGCCTTGCCTCGCTTACCCAATCGTTAGCGATAGATCTAGCGCCACATGTGCGGGTTAATGGCATTGCACCAGGGGCAATACTGTGGCCAGAACGTGAAATGGGTAGTGAAGAAAAAGACAAATTGTTGTCGAGTATTCCACTTGGCGAACTCGGTACACCTAAAGATATTGCCAATACCCTTTCATTTCTAACATCGGCGTCTTACATTACTGGCCAAATCATTTACGTTGATGGTGGGCGCGGCCTTTATACCGGAGCATCAGCGTGA
- a CDS encoding fructosamine kinase family protein: MWHFISEHISDKTQQFFSCQKAEQVSGGDTHDSYIIKDTTHRYFVKTRKYDDTQQLSHEAEGLTAIADTQTIATPKVICHGITANETPNIEYLVLSHVRFIEPTAPDYFTLGQQLAMLHAVNAYTSYGWPHDNYIGASVQTNGRMASWADFFAEKRIGSMLERLASNGLWPTENGNIDTIVTKVRHLLSLHQPHPSLLHGDLWAGNAGFNKKGPVLFDPAVYVGDAETDLAMAELFGGFPQTFFEGYNQHTPIEKNYQLRKPIYQLYHILNHGLLFGTHYIAQARQVIDDIYSS, translated from the coding sequence ATGTGGCATTTTATCAGCGAGCATATTTCAGATAAGACCCAACAGTTTTTTAGCTGCCAAAAGGCCGAGCAAGTAAGTGGCGGAGATACTCACGACAGTTACATCATAAAAGATACAACCCATCGCTATTTCGTTAAGACCCGAAAGTATGATGATACTCAGCAATTGTCTCATGAAGCCGAGGGGCTTACCGCTATCGCTGACACCCAAACCATTGCCACGCCAAAAGTCATATGTCATGGCATTACTGCTAATGAAACGCCTAATATAGAATATTTGGTACTTTCTCATGTGCGATTTATCGAACCTACGGCGCCTGACTATTTCACTCTAGGGCAGCAGCTGGCTATGCTACACGCAGTAAATGCCTACACCAGCTATGGCTGGCCGCATGACAATTACATAGGGGCCAGTGTGCAAACCAATGGTCGCATGGCGTCATGGGCAGATTTTTTCGCCGAGAAACGCATAGGCAGCATGCTAGAACGGTTAGCTTCAAATGGGTTGTGGCCAACAGAAAACGGCAACATAGACACTATCGTTACGAAAGTGAGGCATCTTCTAAGTTTGCATCAGCCCCACCCTTCGCTATTGCACGGTGACTTATGGGCCGGCAATGCTGGCTTTAATAAAAAAGGGCCGGTGTTATTTGACCCTGCCGTGTATGTTGGTGACGCCGAAACCGACCTTGCCATGGCTGAATTGTTTGGAGGCTTTCCGCAAACCTTTTTTGAAGGCTACAACCAGCACACGCCGATTGAAAAAAATTACCAATTAAGAAAACCAATTTACCAGCTTTACCATATTTTAAATCACGGGTTATTATTCGGCACGCATTACATTGCGCAAGCCAGACAAGTAATAGACGACATTTACAGCTCCTAA
- the thrS gene encoding threonine--tRNA ligase translates to MPVITLPDGSQRAFENAVSVLDVANDIGPGLAKATIAGKVNGELVDAVDMIDADAQLQIITAKDDEGLEILRHSCAHLLGHAIKQLWPNTKMAIGPVIDNGFYYDVDMEESLTQEDLAKLEKRMLELAKTNYNVVKNKVSWQEARDAFEARGESYKMEILDENISKDDRPALYHHEEYTDMCRGPHVPNMKFCHHFKLMKVAGAYWRGDSDNKMLQRIYGTAWADKKQLKSYLQRLEEAEKRDHRKIGKALNLFHWQEEAPGMVFWHNDGWSIYTELESFVRKKLREYGYDEVKGPLMMDRTLWEKSGHWDKYADNMFTTESEKREYAVKPMNCPGHVQIFNQGLKSYRDLPLKMAEFGCCHRNEPSGALHGLMRVRGFTQDDAHIFCTEEQILEEVSGCIKMVYETYAAFGFENIKVKLSTRPEKRVGADEIWDKSEAALADALKANDIEFDYQPGEGAFYGPKIEFTLHDCLDRAWQCGTVQLDFSMPGRLGSTYVAEDGERKVPVMIHRAILGSLERFIGILTEEFAGFFPLWLAPQQVVVMNITDKQAEYASDCVKKLQELGFRAKSDLRNEKIGFKIREHTLKRIPYMLVVGDKEMEAGEVAVRSRRGDDLGKMRLEDFIAMAQQEVVEKTIK, encoded by the coding sequence ATGCCTGTAATTACCCTTCCTGATGGAAGCCAACGCGCTTTCGAAAATGCTGTTTCTGTACTCGATGTTGCAAATGATATTGGCCCTGGTTTAGCCAAGGCAACCATTGCAGGAAAAGTAAACGGTGAGTTAGTTGACGCCGTTGATATGATTGACGCGGACGCACAACTTCAAATAATCACTGCAAAAGACGATGAAGGTCTAGAAATTCTTCGTCACAGTTGCGCGCACTTGTTAGGTCACGCTATCAAACAACTTTGGCCTAACACCAAAATGGCTATCGGCCCAGTTATCGACAACGGTTTCTATTACGACGTTGATATGGAAGAAAGTCTTACCCAGGAAGATTTAGCCAAACTAGAAAAGCGTATGCTTGAACTGGCTAAAACCAATTACAACGTGGTTAAGAATAAAGTGAGCTGGCAAGAAGCGCGCGACGCATTTGAAGCGCGCGGAGAAAGCTACAAAATGGAAATTCTTGATGAGAACATCAGCAAGGACGACCGCCCAGCACTTTATCACCACGAAGAATACACAGATATGTGTCGTGGACCTCACGTGCCAAACATGAAGTTTTGCCATCACTTCAAACTGATGAAAGTGGCAGGTGCTTACTGGCGTGGCGATAGCGACAATAAAATGCTTCAGCGTATTTACGGTACTGCCTGGGCAGATAAAAAGCAGCTTAAGTCTTACCTACAGCGTTTGGAAGAAGCAGAAAAGCGTGACCACCGTAAAATTGGTAAAGCACTTAACTTGTTCCATTGGCAGGAAGAAGCGCCAGGTATGGTGTTCTGGCACAACGATGGTTGGTCAATTTACACAGAGCTTGAAAGCTTTGTACGAAAAAAACTGCGTGAATATGGCTATGACGAAGTAAAAGGCCCGCTGATGATGGACCGTACGCTTTGGGAAAAGTCGGGCCACTGGGACAAGTATGCTGACAACATGTTCACTACGGAGTCTGAAAAGCGTGAATATGCCGTTAAGCCTATGAACTGTCCAGGCCACGTACAAATTTTTAACCAAGGTTTGAAATCGTACCGTGACTTACCGCTAAAAATGGCGGAGTTTGGTTGTTGTCACCGCAACGAACCATCGGGTGCACTACACGGCCTCATGCGTGTTCGCGGCTTTACGCAAGACGATGCTCACATTTTCTGTACTGAAGAACAGATCCTAGAAGAGGTGAGTGGCTGTATTAAGATGGTGTACGAGACATACGCCGCGTTTGGTTTCGAAAATATCAAAGTTAAGTTGTCTACTCGCCCAGAAAAGCGCGTAGGTGCTGACGAGATATGGGACAAATCAGAAGCTGCGCTTGCAGATGCACTTAAAGCCAATGATATCGAGTTCGATTATCAGCCCGGAGAAGGTGCGTTTTACGGACCAAAAATTGAGTTTACGCTGCACGATTGCTTAGACCGTGCATGGCAGTGTGGAACTGTACAGCTAGATTTCTCAATGCCAGGTCGTTTAGGCTCTACTTACGTCGCGGAAGATGGCGAACGCAAAGTGCCGGTAATGATTCACCGCGCTATTTTAGGTTCACTAGAACGCTTCATTGGTATTTTGACCGAAGAATTTGCGGGTTTCTTCCCGCTGTGGCTAGCTCCTCAGCAGGTTGTGGTGATGAATATTACCGACAAACAAGCTGAATATGCATCAGATTGTGTAAAAAAACTGCAAGAATTAGGTTTTAGAGCAAAGTCTGACTTGCGAAATGAGAAGATCGGCTTTAAAATCCGCGAGCATACATTGAAGCGTATTCCGTATATGCTAGTAGTGGGCGATAAAGAAATGGAAGCGGGCGAGGTAGCAGTGCGCTCTCGACGCGGCGACGACCTAGGCAAAATGCGCCTGGAAGACTTTATTGCCATGGCTCAACAAGAAGTTGTTGAAAAGACGATTAAGTAG
- the infC gene encoding translation initiation factor IF-3, whose product MKGANNKAQGDKARINDEIKAREVRLIGKDGEQVGVVSLAEATRNAEEAGLDLVEISPNAEPPVCKVMDYGKFLFEKSKAQKEQKKKQKQIQVKEIKFRPGTDEGDYQVKLRNLRRFLEGGDKAKVTIRFRGREMAHQDIGIDLLNRVKTDLEDIATCESFPRRVEGRQMIMVLAPNKK is encoded by the coding sequence ATTAAAGGCGCTAACAACAAGGCTCAGGGCGACAAAGCCCGCATTAACGATGAGATTAAAGCCAGAGAAGTAAGACTAATTGGCAAAGACGGTGAACAGGTTGGTGTAGTTTCTTTAGCAGAAGCTACTCGTAACGCAGAAGAAGCGGGCCTAGATCTAGTAGAAATCAGTCCGAATGCCGAGCCGCCAGTCTGTAAAGTTATGGACTATGGCAAATTCCTCTTCGAAAAAAGTAAAGCTCAAAAAGAGCAGAAGAAAAAACAGAAGCAAATTCAGGTCAAGGAGATTAAATTTCGCCCTGGCACTGATGAAGGCGATTACCAGGTCAAACTGCGCAACCTGCGTCGCTTTCTTGAAGGTGGTGATAAAGCCAAAGTTACGATCCGCTTCCGCGGTCGTGAAATGGCGCACCAAGACATCGGTATCGATCTACTAAACCGCGTTAAAACCGATTTAGAAGATATCGCTACATGCGAGTCTTTCCCACGTCGTGTGGAAGGCCGTCAGATGATCATGGTGCTAGCCCCAAATAAGAAGTAG
- the rpmI gene encoding 50S ribosomal protein L35 codes for MPKMKTVSGAAKRFKKTGSGRFKSKQSHLRHILTKKSSKRKRHLRGKKLVHDSDTKLVQRMLPYV; via the coding sequence ATGCCTAAAATGAAAACTGTAAGCGGTGCCGCCAAACGTTTTAAGAAAACGGGTTCTGGCCGCTTTAAAAGCAAACAGTCTCACTTACGTCACATTCTGACTAAGAAGAGCTCTAAGCGTAAACGTCACCTTCGTGGCAAGAAACTGGTTCATGACTCTGATACCAAATTGGTTCAGCGCATGTTGCCTTACGTATAA
- the rplT gene encoding 50S ribosomal protein L20 — translation MARVKRGTIARARHKKVLKQAKGYYGARSRVYRVAVQAVTKAGQYAYRDRRQRKRQFRQLWIARINAAARQNGMSYSRFINGLKKASVEIDRKILADIAVHDKAAFSALVEAAKGALA, via the coding sequence ATGGCTAGAGTAAAACGCGGCACTATCGCACGTGCTCGTCACAAAAAAGTCCTCAAGCAGGCAAAAGGTTATTACGGCGCACGTTCACGTGTATATCGCGTAGCGGTACAAGCTGTAACTAAAGCTGGTCAATATGCTTACCGTGACCGTCGTCAGCGCAAGCGTCAATTCCGTCAACTATGGATTGCACGTATCAATGCTGCTGCTCGTCAAAATGGTATGTCATACAGCCGTTTCATTAACGGTTTGAAGAAAGCGTCTGTTGAAATCGATCGTAAGATCCTTGCCGACATCGCAGTACATGACAAAGCAGCTTTCAGCGCACTAGTCGAAGCGGCTAAAGGCGCATTAGCTTAA
- the pheS gene encoding phenylalanine--tRNA ligase subunit alpha, whose amino-acid sequence MELDAIINQAQSQIDAAQDAATLDQVRVEFMGKKGKLTDLLKGLGKLSNEERPAAGQKINQAKQVIQQAISAKGEFLRTEELNKKLAEEAIDVTLPGRTEKPGNLHPVSRTIARIESFFGELGFSVKTGPEIEDGFHNFDALNIPANHPARADHDTFYFNPDMMLRTQTSGVQIRTMEAEKPPLRIISPGRVYRNDYDQTHTPMFHQVEGLMVDKNVSFTDLKGILHDFLHHFFEESLEIRFRPSYFPFTEPSAEVDVMGKNGQWLEVLGCGMVHPNVLKAVGIDPEEYTGFAFGMGVERLTMLRYGVNDLRAFFENDLRFLKQFN is encoded by the coding sequence ATGGAGCTTGACGCTATTATCAATCAGGCACAAAGCCAGATTGACGCTGCACAAGACGCAGCTACATTAGACCAAGTTAGGGTCGAATTCATGGGTAAGAAAGGTAAACTTACCGACTTACTTAAAGGGCTTGGAAAGTTATCTAACGAAGAACGTCCTGCCGCGGGCCAAAAGATTAACCAAGCTAAGCAGGTTATTCAGCAAGCTATTTCTGCAAAAGGCGAGTTTTTACGCACTGAAGAGCTTAACAAAAAGCTAGCAGAAGAAGCCATAGATGTAACGTTACCTGGTCGTACAGAAAAGCCAGGAAACTTACACCCGGTTAGCCGCACAATTGCGCGCATTGAATCTTTCTTTGGTGAGCTTGGTTTCTCGGTAAAGACCGGCCCTGAAATTGAAGATGGTTTCCACAACTTCGACGCGCTGAACATTCCTGCGAATCACCCAGCGCGTGCCGATCACGATACCTTTTATTTCAACCCAGACATGATGCTTCGTACGCAAACCTCTGGTGTTCAAATTCGTACTATGGAAGCGGAAAAGCCACCATTGCGTATTATTTCGCCAGGCCGTGTGTATCGTAACGACTACGATCAAACCCACACGCCAATGTTCCACCAAGTGGAAGGTTTGATGGTTGATAAGAATGTTAGTTTTACCGATCTTAAAGGTATTTTGCACGACTTCTTACATCACTTCTTTGAAGAGTCGTTAGAAATTCGCTTCCGTCCGTCATATTTCCCGTTTACTGAGCCTTCAGCAGAAGTAGACGTAATGGGTAAAAACGGTCAGTGGCTTGAAGTATTGGGCTGCGGCATGGTGCACCCAAATGTACTTAAAGCTGTGGGTATCGACCCAGAAGAGTACACAGGTTTTGCCTTTGGTATGGGCGTAGAGCGCTTAACTATGCTTCGTTACGGTGTTAACGACTTGCGCGCGTTCTTTGAAAACGATCTTCGTTTCCTTAAGCAGTTCAACTAA